A DNA window from Pleuronectes platessa chromosome 19, fPlePla1.1, whole genome shotgun sequence contains the following coding sequences:
- the slc31a2 gene encoding probable low affinity copper uptake protein 2, translating to MMSMTFEVSNSVTLLFDFWNVNGPLGMGLSVFVVFLLTVFYEVLKVWRLWLGNKSKLAEPYLGPTSLHSDCSSTLGRSSSESSVTPIKPPPPAPNTRNSWLLHGIQTVLHMLQVSLGYMLMLCVMTYNVWIFIGVMIGTVLGYFISFPLLGET from the exons ATGATGTCT ATGACCTTTGAGGTGTCGAACAGCGTGACGCTGCTGTTCGACTTCTGGAACGTGAACGGGCCTTTGG ggATGGGGTTGTCGGTGTTCGTCGTCTTCCTCCTGACCGTCTTCTACGAGGTGCTGAAGGTCTGGAGGCTGTGGCTGGGAAATAAGTCGAAGCTGGCAGAGCCGTACCTCGGCCCCACGTCCCTCCACAGCGACTGCAGCTCCACACTGGGCAGAAGCTCCTCCGAATCCTCCGTGACCCCCATcaagcctcctcctccagctcccaacACCAGGAACAG CTGGCTGCTGCACGGGATCCAGACCGTCCTCCACATGCTGCAGGTGTCTCTCGGCTACATGCTGATGTTGTGCGTCATGACCTACAACGTGTGGATCTTCATCGGCGTCATGATCGGTACTGTTCTGGGTTATTTCATCTCCTTCCCTCTGCTGGGTGAGACCTGA